The following are encoded together in the Deltaproteobacteria bacterium genome:
- a CDS encoding 1-acyl-sn-glycerol-3-phosphate acyltransferase — protein sequence MLRRALSLVFWVFLAGSSIVLFPVAVLIWVVTAPFDRRRALLHRYTCFWASLYTWLNPAWRVRVEGRERI from the coding sequence GTGCTGCGGCGCGCGCTCTCCCTCGTCTTCTGGGTCTTCCTCGCGGGGAGCTCGATCGTCCTCTTCCCGGTGGCGGTGCTCATCTGGGTGGTGACCGCCCCGTTCGACCGGCGCCGCGCGCTCCTGCACCGCTACACGTGCTTCTGGGCCTCGCTCTACACCTGGCTCAACCCCGCCTGGCGCGTGCGGGTCGAGGGGCGAGAGCGCATCC